A region from the Lonchura striata isolate bLonStr1 chromosome 16, bLonStr1.mat, whole genome shotgun sequence genome encodes:
- the INTS1 gene encoding integrator complex subunit 1 isoform X2 codes for MNRPKAAAVRRPSAVPKPSAHPPPGDFIALGSKGQSGEGKAAVALLKPAPPGLPSERKRDAAAALAGPAGLPGLTKRPKLSSTPPLSALGRLAEAAVAEKRAISPSIKEPSVIPIEVVPTVLLDEIEAAEAEGNDDRIEGVLCGAVKQLKMNRAKPDTTLYLSLMYLAKIKPNIFATEGVIEALCSLLRRDASINFKAKGNSLVSVLACNLLMAAYEEDENWPEIFVKVYIEDSLGERIWVDSPHCKMFVDNIQTAFNTKMPPKTMLLHGEVGRSGGDLSAGNSPHPSMTEEEDSQSELLIAEEKMSPEQAGQLMPRYEDLAESVEEYVLDMLRDQLNRRQPMDNVSRNLLRLLTATCGYKEVRQMAVQRLEMWLQNPKLTKPAQDLLMSVCMNCNTHSSEDMEVISNLIKIRLKPKVLLNHYMLCVRELLNAHRDNLGTTIKFVIFNELSNARNPNNMQILYTVLQHSSEQAPKYLAMVFQDLLTTKDDYLRASRALLREIIKQTKHEINFQAFCLGLMQERKEALYAEMEFKERFVIHITDLLAVSMMLGITAQVKEAGIAWDKGEKKNLEVLRSFQNQIAAIQRDAVWWLHTVVPSISKLAPKDYVHCLHKVLFTEQPETYYKWDNWPPESDRNFFLRLCSEVPILEDTLMRILVIGLSRDLPLGPADAMELADHLVKRAAAVQADDVEVLRVERIQLIDAVLNLCTYHHPENIQLPPGYQPPNLAISTLYWKAWPLLLVVAAFNPENIGLAAWEEYPSLKMLMEMVMTNNYSYPQCTLTDEETRTEMINRELQISQREKQEILAFEGHLAAASTKQTITESSSLLLSQLTSLDPQGPPRRPPPHVLEQVKSLNQSLRLGHLLCRSRHPDFLLNIIQRQASSQSMPWLADLVQSSEGSLDVLPVQCLCEFLLHDAADESTSGEEEEEGESKDQRAKKRQRQQKQRQLLGRLQDLLLGPKADEQTTCEVLDYFLRRLSSSQVASRVLAMKGLSLVLSEGGMRDGEEKDHPMEEDSGDSELLQGYQWLLRDLPRLPLFDSVRATTALALQQAIHMETDPQTISAYLVYLSQHAPVEEQGQHNDLALDVARLIVERSTIMSHLFSKLSYSAESDAVLVALLSIFSRYIKRMRQSKEGEEVYSWSESQDQVFLRWTSGETATMHILVVHAMVILLTLGPPQGDGDFYTLLDIWFPEKKPLPTAFLVDTSEEALLLPDWLKLRMIRSEVPRLVDAALQDLEPQQLLLFVQSFGIPVSSMSKLLQYLDQAVSHDPQTLEQNIMDKNYMAHLVEVQHERGATGGQTFHSLLTASLPARRDSAETARSKSSPENSQSQSRIRALSQVRVLGPEDDLAGILLQLFPLTPDPRWQNSSLRPLALALQQSLGQELAQIRQGAKPESGVTASGVTASGVTASEVTASGVTASGVAASGVTASEVTASGGTASGVTARLLQAMAALLNSAHGGALVMAMHRHHFISCPLMRQLYQYHRSLPQDTAFSSLFFKVLMQMLQWLENPAVEDGPLRAQLKAFAVQYSSRHRISDVRGGFLHLTEALSFRRDPDLISSTVCAIIATLKSGEKCNVEPELISKVLQGLIETHSPYLEELLTVLFSATVDTKCPAMKPIAVVCSLLLQDKEETPVKKEVESCSADSAWPGPASGLLNDWLEMLDPEVISSCPDLQQKLLFSWNKAGSQVPSFRPYLLALLTHQSSWSTLHQCIRLLLGRNREQRFDPTASLDFLWACIHIPRIWQGRDQRTPQKRREEFVLHLRASELISMVELILAEAETRYQNTDEASCTLIQSRLPLLLSCSHGDLENVKKVTEYLTSCIQQWGSSSVGKCCQDLLLQIYLQLPELLVPMPEMLLTSEGARDSSTCKLDALVHRFINLLADTSDSKSSESRVWDANMACRKLAVAHPILLLRHLPMIAALLHGRVHLNFQEFRQQNHLTFFIHVLGILELLQPQVFQNEHQAALWDCLLSFIRLLLNYRKSSRHLAAFISKFVQFIHKYITCNAQAAVSFLQKHSDPLHDLSSDNSDLVMLKSLLAGLSLPSKSGILDRGSDEEKDDEAAAGSLPLVSVSLFTPLTPAEMAPYMKRLSRGQTVEDILEVLTDIDEMSRRRPEILAFFATNLQKLMSSSEDSCRNLAFSLALRSIQNNPSIAADFLPTYMYCLGSRDFEVVQTALRNLPEYTLLCQEHAAVLLHRAFLVGMYGQIDTSSQISEALKILHMEATI; via the exons ATGAACCGGCCCAAGGCGGCGGCCGTGCGGCGGCCCAGCGCCGTGCCCAAGCCCTCCG CGCACCCGCCGCCCGGAGATTTCATCGCGCTGGGCTCCAAGGGGCAGAGCGGCGAGGGCAAGGCGGCCGTGGCGCTGCTGAAGCCGGCGCCGCCCGGGCTGCCCTCGGAGCGCAAGCGGGACGCGGCCGCCGCCTTggcgggcccggcggggctgcccgGCCTGACCAAGCGCCCCAAGCTCTCCTCCACGCCGCCCCTCAGCGCCTTGGGACGCCTGGCAGAGGCGGCCGTGGCGGAGAAAAGAGCCATCTCGCCCTCCATCAAGGAGCCGTCTGTCATCCCCATCGAAG TCGTCCCCACGGTGCTGCTGGATGAGATTgaggcagcagaggcagaaggCAACGATGACCGTATTGAGGGCGTGCTGTGTGGAGCTGTGAAGCAGCTGAAGATGAACAGAGCCAAACCTGACACCACTCTCTACCTGAGCCTTATGTACCTGGCAAAAATCAAACCCAACATATTTGCCACTGAAGGAGTTATCGAG GCACTGTGCAGCCTACTCCGAAGAGATGCCTCCATCAATTTCAAAGCCAAAGGGAATAGTCTTGTGTCTGTCTTGGCATGCAACCTTCTCATGGCAGCCTATGAAGAGGATGAGAACTGGCCAGAGATCTTTGTCAAG gtgtACATCGAGGACTCCCTTGGGGAGCGCATCTGGGTGGACAGCCCTCACTGCAAGATGTTTGTGGATAACATCCAGACAGCTTTTAACACAAAGATGCCTCCTAAGACCATGCTCTTGCATGGAGAAGTTGGACGTAGTGGAGGGGACCTTAGTGCTG GGAATAGCCCACACCCTTCCAtgacagaggaggaggacagccAGAGTGAGCTGCTGATTGCTGAGGAGAAAATGAGCCCAGAGCAGGCGGGCCAGCTCATGCCCAG GTATGAAGACCTTGCAGAGAGTGTGGAGGAATATGTCCTGGACATGCTTCGGGACCAGCTGAACCGGCGCCAGCCCATGGACAATGTCTCCAGGAACCTCCTGCGGCTGCTGACAGCAACCTGTGGCTACAAAGAGGTGCGTCAGATGGCCGTGCAGAGGCTGGAGATGTGGCTGCAGAATCCAAAG CTGACCAAGCCAGCTCAGGActtgctgatgtcagtctgtatgAACTGTAACACCCACAGCTCAGAGGACATGGAAGTTATCTCCAACCTGATCAAAATTCGTCTCAAGCCAAAAGTCCTTCTCAACCACTACATGCTGTGTGTCAG agagctgctgaATGCACACAGGGATAACCTGGGCACCACCATTAAGTTTGTGATTTTCAATGAGCTATCAAATGCAAGAAATCCCAACAATATGCAGATCCTGTATACTGtgcttcagcacagctcagagcaaGCTCCAAAG TACCTGGCAATGGTGTTCCAGGACCTGTTGACCACCAAGGACGATTACCTGCGAGCTTCACGGGCTCTGCTGAGGGAGATCATCAAACAGACAAAGCATGAGATCAACTTCCAGGCCTTCTGCCTGGGTCTCAtgcaggagaggaaggaggcCCTGTATGCAGAGATGGAATTCAAG GAGCGGTTTGTCATTCACATAACCGACCTGCTCGCTGTCTCCATGATGCTGGGTATCACAGCCCAAGTGAAGGAGGCTGGAATTGCTTGGgacaaaggagagaaaaaga ACCTGGAAGTGCTGCGCTCTTTCCAGAACCAAATTGCTGCTATCCAGCGTGATGCTGTCTGGTGGCTGCATACAGTTGTTCCATCTATCAGCAAGCTGGCTCCAAAGGACTATGTGCACTG CCTCCACAAGGTGCTCTTCACAGAACAGCCAGAAACCTACTACAAATGGGACAACTGGCCCCCTGAGAGTGACCGCAA CTTCTTCCTCCGCCTGTGCTCCGAGGTGCCCATCCTGGAGGACACACTGATGCGCATCCTTGTGATCGGGCTGTCGCGGGACCTGCCCCTGGGCCCCGCCGATGCCATGGAGCTCGCTGACCACTTGGTGAAGagggctgcagctgtgcaggcagATG atGTTGAGGTCCTGAGGGTAGAAAGAATCCAGCTGATCGATGCAGTCTTAAATCTGTGCACTTATCACCATCCAGAGAATATCCAGCTACCTCCAGG ATACCAGCCTCCAAATCTAGCTATTTCTACTCTCTACTGGAAAGCCTGGCCTCTCCTGCTAGTAGTAGCTGCATTCAATCCTGAAAATATTG gtCTGGCTGCATGGGAGGAGTACCCCTCACTAAAGATGCTCATGGAAATGGTCATGACCAA TAATTATTCCTATCCTCAATGTACCTTGACGGATGAGGAGACACGCACAGAGATGATTAATCGTGAACTTCAAATCTCCcagagagaaaaacaggagaTTCTTGCATTTGAGGGTCATCTGGCAGCTGCatccacaaaacaaacaattacAGAAAGCAGCAGCCTCTTGCTGTCCCAGCTGACAAGTCTGGACCCTCA GGGCCCCCCTCGCAGACCTCCGCCGCATGTCCTGGAGCAGGTGAAAAGCTTGAACCAGTCTCTTCGCTTGGGCCACCTTCTGTGTCGCAGTCGCCATCCTGACTTTCTTCTCAACATCATCCAAAGACAG GCCTCATCACAGTCAATGCCATGGCTGGCAGATCTGGTTCAGTCCAGTGAGGGCTCCTTGGATGTCCTGCCTGTGCAGTGTCTTTGTGAGTTCCTGCTTCATGATGCTGCTGATGAATCGACCTCAGgtgaagaagaagaggagggtGAGAGTAAGGACCAGCGTGCCAAGAAACGCCAG AGACAACAGAAACAAAGGCAGTTGCTTGGACGCTTGCAAGACTTGCTGTTGGGACCCAAAGCAGATGAACAGACAACCTGTGAGGTGCTTGACTACTTCCTGCGGCGCCTGAGTTCCTCCCAGGTGGCTTCCCGGGTCCTGGCCATGAAG GGCCTGTCCTTGGTGCTGTCGGAAGGAGGAATGCGTGATGGGGAGGAGAAGGATCACCCCATGGAAGAAGACTCTGGTGattctgagctgctgcagggataTCAGTGGCTGCTGAGAGACCTCCCAAGGCTGCCACTGTTTGACAGTGTGAGAGCCACGACAGCTCTGGCCTTGCAGCAG GCCATCCACATGGAGACAGATCCCCAGACCATCAGTGCTTACCTGGTGTACCTCTCCCAGCATGCCCCAGTagaggagcagggacagcacaacGACCTTGCTCTG gatGTCGCCCGGCTGATCGTGGAGCGCTCCACCATCATGTCCCACCTGTTCTCCAAGCTCTCCTACAGCGCTGAGTCAGATGCAGTGCTCGTGGCTCTGCTCTCCATCTTCTCCCGCTACATCAAGCGCATGCGGCAGAGCAAGGAGGGCGAGGAGGTGTACAGCTGG TCAGAGTCCCAGGATCAGGTGTTCCTTCGTTGGACTAGTGGGGAAACAGCCACCATGCACATCCTTGTGGTCCATGCCATGGTTATTCTCCTGACACTGGGGCCACCTCAAG GGGATGGTGATTTTTACACCTTACTGGATATATGGTTCCCGGAGAAAAAGCCCCTTCCTACTGCTTTCCTGGTTGACACCTCTGAGgaggctctgctgctccccGACTGGCTGAAGCTGCGGATGATCCGCTCCGAGGTCCCACGGCTCGTGGATGCAG CCCTGCAGGACCTGgagccacagcagctgcttctcTTTGTTCAGTCCTTTGGAATCCCAGTTTCCAGCATGAGCAAACTTCTGCAGTACCTGGATCAGGCAGTATCTCATGACCCACAGACACTGGAGCAGAACATCATGGACAAGA aCTACATGGCTCACCTTGTGGAGGTTCAACATGAGAGAGGAGCAACAGGAGGCCAGACTTTCCACTCCCTGCTTACTGCCTCCTTACCAGCCCGCCGAG ACAGCGCTGAGACTGCAAGGTCAAAATCTAGTCCTGAAAACTCTCAAAGTCAGAGTCGGATCCGGGCCTTGAGCCAGGTCCGTGTTCTGGGCCCAGAAGATGATCTGGCAGGCATCTTGCTGCAG CTTTTCCCACTGACCCCGGACCCGCGGTGGCAGAACTCCAGCCTGCGGCCACTGGCCCTAGCACTGCAGCAGTCACTGGGACAGGAGCTGGCCCAGATCCGCCAAGGGGCCAAGCCAGAGAGCGGGGTGACAGCCAGTGGGGTGACAGCCAGCGGGGTGACCGCCAGCGAGGTGACGGCCAGCGGGGTGACAGCCAGCGGGGTGGCAGCCAGCGGGGTGACAGCCAGTGAGGTGACAGCCAGCGGGGGCACAGCCAGCGGGGTGACAGCGCGGCTGCTGCAGGCCATGGCTGCACTGCTCAACTCCGCACACGGCGGCGCCCTGGTCATGGCCATGCACCGCCACCACTTCATCTCCTGCCCGCTCATGCGCCAGCTCTACCAGTACCAC cGTTCCCTGCCACAGGACACTGCCTTCTCCTCGCTCTTCTTCAAAGTGCTCATGCAGATGCTGCAGTGGTTGGAGAACCCCGCGGTGGAAGATGGTCCCCTGCGAGCTCAGCTGAAGGCCTTTGCTGTGCAATACTCCTCAAGGCACAGGATCAGTGATG TGCGAGGTGGCTTCTTGCACCTCACAGAAGCTCTTTCTTTCCGTCGTGACCCGGACTTGATCAGCTCCACAGTCTGTGCCATCATTGCAACCCTGAAATCAGGAGAGAAATGTAATGTGGAGCCAGAGCTCATCAGCAAAG TCCTTCAAGGTCTGATTGAAACCCACTCTCCATACCTGGAGGAGCTCCTGACTGTCCTCTTCTCAGCTACTGTTGACACCAAGTGTCCTGCCATGAAACCAATTGCTGTGGTGTGCTCCTTGTTGCTCCAGGACAAAGAAGAAACACCAGTAAAGAAGGAGGTGGAGAGTTGCAG TGCTGACTCAGCTTGGCCAGGGCCTGCCTCTGGCCTTCTCAATGACTGGCTGGAGATGTTGGACCCAGAGGTGATCAGCAGCTGCCCTGATCTACAGCAGAAACTACTGTTCTCCTGGAACAAA GCAGGGTCCCAGGTGCCCTCCTTCCGCCCATACCTCTTGGCTCTTCtgactcaccagtccagctggAGCACACTGCACCAGTGCATCAGGCTTCTGCTTGGCAGGAACAGGGAGCAAAG GTTTGATCCAACTGCATCCTTGGATTTCTTGTGGGCCTGTATTCACATTCCTCGGATCTGGCAGGGAAGGGACCAGAGAACTCCTCAG AAGCGCCGTGAGGAATTCGTGCTCCACCTGAGGGCATCAGAACTGATCAGCATGGTGGAGCTGATCCTGGCTGAGGCAGAAACCAGATACCAGAACACTGATGAGGCCTCCTGCACGCTCATCCAGTCCCGACTGCCACTGCTGCTCAGTTGTTCTCATGGAGACCTTGAGAACGTCAAAAAAGTAACAGAATATTTGACCAGCTGCATCCAGCAGTGGGGAAGCAG CTCTGTGGGGAAATGCTGCCAGGACCTTCTGCTGCAGATATACCTGCAACTACCTGAGCTCCTTGTGCCTATGCCTGAGATGCTTCTTACCAGTGAAGGAGCCAGAGACAGCAGCACTTGCAAG cttGATGCCCTGGTTCACAGATTCATTAACCTCCTCGCAGACACCAGTGACTCCAAGTCATCGGAAAGCCGCGTGTGGGATGCCAATATGGCCTGCAGGAAGTTAGCTGTGGCTCATCCCATCCTCCTCCTTAG GCACTTACCAATGATTGCAGCACTGCTGCACGGCCGTGTTCACCTCAATTTCCAGGAATTCAGGCAGCAGAACCACTTGACCTTCTTCATCCATGTCCTGGggatcctggagctgctccagccgcAGGTCTTCCAGAACGAGCACCAGGCGGCACTCTGGGACTGTCTCCTGTCCTTCATCCGGCTGCTGCTG AACTACAGAAAATCTTCACGGCACCTGGCTGCCTTCATCAGCAAGTTTGTCCAGTTTATCCACAAGTACATCACGTGCAATGCCCAGGCAGCTGTCTCCTTCTTGCAGAAGCACTCGGATCCACTCCA TGACCTGTCATCAGACAACAGTGACCTAGTAATGCTGAagtccctcctggctgggctgaGTCTGCCTAGTAAAAGTGGCATCTTGGACAGGGGCTCTGATGAAGAGAAAGATG atgaagcagctgctggctctcTCCCCCTGGTCAGCGTGTCCCTCTTCACTCCCCTCACGCCGGCTGAAATGGCCCCGTACATGAAGAGGCTCTCCAGAGGCCAGACAGTGGAGG ACATCCTGGAGGTGCTGACAGACATTGATGAGATGTCCAGACGGAGGCCAGAAATTCTTGCCTTTTTTGCT ACAAACCTGCAGAAGCTGATGAGTTCATCAGAGGATTCCTGCCGAAACCTGGCCTTCAGCCTGGCTTTGCGCTCCATCCAGAACAACCCCAG CATTGCTGCAGATTTCCTGCCCACCTACATGTACTGCCTCGGCAGCCGAGACTTCGAGGTGGTGCAGACAGCACTGAGGAACCTGCCTGAATACACCCTCCTTTGCCAGG agcacgcagcagtgctgctgcacaggGCCTTCCTGGTGGGCATGTACGGCCAGATCGACACCAGCTCTCAGATCTCAGAGGCCTTGAAGATTCTGCACATGGAGGCCACGATATGA